In Aspergillus fumigatus Af293 chromosome 2, whole genome shotgun sequence, a genomic segment contains:
- a CDS encoding MFS transporter has translation MPFFNPFRKHDQTTFHGVVIPLSSAPSHARPESPALEKKGSPKEKPDDSSLDKAPSQENGSAASIPERSHLTIESLRAEIESDVAASGHDTAYDRKSKVINRAIQDIGMGRYQWELFCLCGFGWLADNLWLQGVALTLTPVASEFGISSTRVRFTTCALFVGLCLGASFWGVASDIVGRRPAFNLTLFICGAFGLAAAGGPTWIGVCALFACLGLGVGGNLPVDGALFLEFLPFASGNLLTMLSVWWPVGQLIASLIAWGLIPSYSCADDLPSCKAVGDGVACCGKDNNMGWRYFVLTMGSLTIVMFICRFFLFHLYESPKFLLARGRQDEAVAAVHGIAYKNKTKTWLTVDILNEIGGYPEENAPQTLSTKEIVQRNLSKFSLQRVRPLFATKKLGFTTVILWFCWTTIGMGYPLFNAFLPQYIKNAGGSTEASTYVTYRNYAITSIVGVPGSILACYTVDIKYIGRKGTMVISTLITGVLLFCFTASTNSNVQLVCSCLEAFFQNIMYGVLYAYTPEVFPAPSRGTGTGISSCLNRIAGLCAPLVAIYGGSSNPNSPIYASGGLILASFVAMCCLPIETMGKQSL, from the exons ATGCCATTTTTCAACCCGTTCCGAAAACACGACCAAACAACCTTCCACGGTGTCGTCATTCCCCTTAGCAGTGCCCCATCGCATGCGCGCCCAGAAAGCCCAGCCCtggaaaagaagggaagTCCAAAGGAGAAACCTGATGATTCCAGTCTGGACAAGGCTCCATCGCAGGAGAACGGCTCTGCCGCTTCCATCCCCGAGCGCAGCCATCTGACCATTGAATCTCTTCGTGCGGAGATCGAGTCTGATGTTGCTGCTTCGGGGCATGATACTGCTTATGACC GCAAATCAAAGGTGATTAACCGAGCAATCCAGGATATCGGCATGGGCCGTTATCAATGGGAATTGTTCTGTCTTTGTGGGTTCGGTTGGTTGGCAGACAA CCTTTGGCTACAG ggagTTGCCCTTACATTGACACCGGTTGCCTCTGAATTCGGCATCTCTTCCACTCGGGTTCGTTTCACAACCTGCGCCTTGTTCGTAGGGCTTTGCCTGGGTGCATCCTTCTGGGGTGTCGCATCAGATATCGTCGGACGTCGACCAGCCTTCAACCTGACCCTCTTTATTTGTGGGGCCTTTGGTTTGGCCGCCGCTGGTGGTCCCACATGGATTGG TGTCTGTGCTTTGTTCGCCTGCCTGGGCCTCGGTGTTGGCGGTAATCTGCCGGTTGATGGCGCTCTTTTCTTGGAATTTCTGCCTTTTGCTTCCGGAAATCTCTTGACCATGCTGAGTGTATGGTGGCCTGTTGGTCAACTTATCGCTAG TCTTATTGCATGGGGCCTCATCCCCAGTTATAGCTGCGCCGATGACCTGCCCTCCTGCAAAGCAGTCGGTGACGGAGTCGCCTGCTGCGGAAAGGACAACAACATGGGCTGGAGATACTTCGTGCTCACTATGGGCTCCTTGACCATTGTCATGTTTATCtgccgcttcttcctcttccatctctaCGAGTCCCCAAAGTTCTTGCTCGCCCGTGGTCGCCAGGAtgaagctgttgctgcagTCCACGGAATTGCCTACAAGAACAAGACTAAGACTTGGCTCACCGTGGACATTCTCAATGAGATTGGCGGCTACCCCGAGGAGAACGCCCCCCAAACGCTCAGCACCAAGGAAATCGTCCAGCGAAACCTGTCCAAGTTCTCTCTGCAGCGCGTCCGCCCCCTGTTCGCAACCAAGAAACTCGGCTTTACCA CGGTTATCCTCTGGTTCTGCTGGACCACAATCGGAATGGGCTACCCCCTCTTCAACGCGTTCCTGCCCCAGTACATCAAAAACGCCGGCGGCTCCACCGAGGCCTCCACCTACGTCACCTACCGCAACTACGCCATCACTTCCATTGTCGGCGTGCCAGGCTCCATCCTGGCGTGCTACACCGTCGACATCAAGTACATCGGCCGCAAAGGCACAATGGTCATCTCGACCCTCATCACCggcgtcctcctcttctgcttcaccGCCTCCACTAACTCCAACGTCCAGCTCGTCTGCAGCTGCCTCGaggccttcttccagaacatCATGTACGGCGTCCTCTACGCCTACACCCCCGAGGTCTTCCCCGCCCCCAGCCGCGGCACCGGAACGGGTATCTCAAGCTGTCTGAACCGCATTGCTGGGCTGTGTGCGCCCCTCGTCGCCATCTACGGCGGGAGCTCAAACCCCAACTCCCCCATCTACGCCTCTGGTGGACTCATCCTTGCGTCCTTTGTCGCAATGTGCTGTCTTCCTATCGAGACGATGGGGAAGCAATCGCTGTGA
- the sxa2 gene encoding putative pheromone processing carboxypeptidase (Sxa2) has translation MLFGSVASTALLALSLCLDSASAAKHGRFGQKARDSLAKRSSSSLVTHEPETRSRHKDFRFLNKDTKPYLVKSLPDVKFDIGEMYSGSVPIDKGNKSRELFFIFQPTIGEPVDEVTIWLNGGPGCSSLEGFFQENGRFTWQPGTLAPVENPYSWVNLTNMLWVDQPVGTGFATGKPTATSQEEIAEDFIKFFKNFQEIFGIKNYKIYVTGESYAGRYVPYISAAMLDQNDTEYYDLKGALVYDPCIGQFDYVQEEVPAVPFVQQNANLFNFNASFMAELERLHQTCGYQDFIDKYLVFPPSGVQPPKMFNYTSDAECDVFDMIKTAAMAVNPCFDIYEINLMCPLAWDVLAFPTELVYQPAGATVYFDREDVKRALHAPSIKWAECADEAVFVGGSGGPEQEGDFSANPIEHVLPQVIEATNRVLVSNGDYDMIILTNGTLLAIQNMTWHGQLGFQSAPSTPITITLPDLHYADVYAENQMTGVDGAQGVMGVQHYERGLMWAETYQSGHMQPQYQPRVTYRHLQWLLGHIESL, from the exons ATGTTGTTCGGCTCGGTGGCTTCGACCGCCCTCCTGGCGCTCTCTTTGTGCCTGGACAGCGCGTCTGCTGCAAAACATGGTCGGTTCGGCCAGAAGGCTCGTGACTCGTTGGCCAAACGAAGCTCGTCATCGTTGGTTACCCATGAGCCAGAGACGCGCTCACGCCACAAGGACTTCCGATTCCTGAACAAGGATACAAAGC CCTACCTCGTGAAGAGTCTGCCCGATGTGAAGTTCGACATTGGTGAGATGTACTCCGGCTCAGTCCCTATCGACAAGGGCAACAAATCCAGAGAgcttttcttcatcttccagccCACCATCGGTGAACCTGTGGACGAAGTTACCATCTGGCTCAACGGAGGACCAGGTTGCAGCTCCTTGGAAGGATTCTTCCAAGAGAACGGCAGATTCACCTGGCAGCCGGGAACATTAGCCCCAGTTGAGAATCCTTACTCATGGGTCAACCTGACGAACATGTTGTG GGTCGATCAGCCTGTCGGCACGGGCTTCGCCACCGGCAAGCCGACCGCAACTTCGCAGGAGGAGATCGCGGAGGACTTTATCAAGTTCTTCAAGAACTTCCAAGAGATTTTTGGTATCAAgaactataagatctatgTCACCGGCGAGAGTTACGCAGGCCGCTATGTTCCTTATATCTCGGCCGCAATGCTGGACCAGAATGACACGGAATATTATGACCTGAAAG GTGCCCTCGTTTATGATCCATGCATCGGCCAGTTCGACTACGTGCAAGAAGAAGTGCCTGCAGTGCCCTTCGTTCAGCAGAACGCCAACCTGTTCAACTTCAATGCAAGCTTCATGGCGGAGCTGGAAAGGCTCCACCAGACCTGCGGCTACCAGGATTTCATCGATAAATACCTAGTGTTTCCTCCCTCCGGTGTCCAGCCGCCCAAGATGTTCAACTACACGAGCGATGCGGAGTGCGACGTTTTTGATATGATCAAAACCGCCGCCATGGCTGTCAACCCCTGCTTCGACATCTACGAGATCAACCTGATGTGTCCTCTTGCGTGGGATGTTCTTGCCTTCCCCACGGAACTGGTCTACCAGCCCGCCGGCGCCACGGTCTACTTTGATCGCGAAGACGTCAAGCGTGCCTTGCACGCTCCGAGCATCAAGTGGGCCGAGTGCGCGGACGAGGCCGTCTTTGTGGGTGGCTCTGGTGGGCCCGAGCAAGAGGGTGACTTCTCGGCCAACCCCATCGAGCATGTCCTCCCGCAGGTGATCGAGGCGACAAACCGTGTGCTTGTCAGCAATGGTGACTATGACATGATCATTCTGACCAACGGTACCTTGCTCGCGATCCAGAACATGACCTGGCATGGCCAGCTGGGCTTCCAGTCGGCCCCCAGCACCCCAATTACGATCACTTTGCCCGACTTGCACTACGCCGACGTCTACGCTGAGAACCAGATGACCGGAGTGGACGGTGCCCAGGGTGTCATGGGTGTCCAGCACTATGAGCGCGGGTTGATGTGGGCAGAGACCTACCAGAGCGGGCACATGCAGCCCCAGTACCAGCCACGGGTGACGTACCGCCACCTGCAATGGTTGCTGGGCCACATTGAGTCTCTGTGA